The Dehalococcoidales bacterium genome window below encodes:
- a CDS encoding phosphoribosyltransferase family protein, translating into MIRHSNIEPLFENRYDAGRKLAEKLKEYAGEKAMVLGIPNGGVAVALGIAVAIGADFDLIISRKIPLPLSPEGGFGSVTDDGTTILNEAIVKQAGLSKQQIDYQVTQVRSNVRHRSLLYHKDRPPLSVTGRTVIVVDDGLASGYTMRAAIASLRHRKPAKIIAAVPVGPEAVVREIQKVADMLVTCAVGSEKEFYVSDYYRYWQDITDNEVLNCLKEWRLRRNGGRIQLPERKRNLD; encoded by the coding sequence TTGATACGCCATTCTAACATCGAGCCGCTTTTTGAAAACCGCTATGACGCCGGGCGCAAGCTGGCGGAAAAGCTCAAGGAATACGCCGGTGAGAAAGCCATGGTGCTGGGCATCCCCAACGGCGGCGTGGCCGTGGCGCTGGGCATCGCCGTGGCTATCGGGGCGGACTTCGACCTCATAATATCCCGTAAAATACCCCTCCCCTTATCCCCGGAGGGCGGGTTCGGCTCCGTCACCGATGACGGCACCACCATCCTCAACGAGGCAATCGTCAAGCAGGCCGGGCTGAGCAAGCAGCAGATAGACTACCAGGTTACCCAGGTGCGCTCCAACGTCCGCCACCGCAGCCTTTTATACCATAAAGACCGCCCGCCGCTTTCCGTCACCGGGCGCACGGTCATCGTGGTGGATGACGGCCTGGCCTCCGGCTACACCATGCGCGCCGCCATCGCCTCCCTGCGGCACCGCAAACCGGCCAAAATAATCGCCGCTGTGCCGGTGGGGCCGGAAGCCGTGGTGCGGGAAATCCAGAAGGTGGCCGATATGCTGGTGACCTGCGCCGTCGGCAGCGAGAAGGAATTCTACGTTTCGGACTACTACCGCTACTGGCAGGACATCACGGATAACGAGGTATTGAACTGCCTCAAGGAATGGCGGCTGCGGCGCAACGGCGGCCGGATTCAGCTGCCGGAGAGAAAACGAAACCTGGACTGA
- the fabG gene encoding 3-oxoacyl-[acyl-carrier-protein] reductase, translating to MDLSGKVAIVTGSARGIGKAIALKLAEVGADVVVNDIAAAAATLEDTAAEIRALGRKSLAVTADVSAAADVNRFIETAATTMGRIDILVNNAGVTRDQLIMRMTDEDWDTVLNIDLKSAFLCSRAVIRHMMRQRWGRIISIASIVGITGNASQANYASAKAGVIGLTKSIAKEIGSRGITANAIAPGFIETKMTEQLDEKHRQAMLLRIPLGSTGTPRDVAEAVAFLASEEARYITGQVLGVDGGMSLG from the coding sequence ATGGACCTCTCGGGAAAAGTAGCTATCGTGACGGGCAGCGCCCGCGGCATCGGCAAGGCTATCGCGCTGAAACTGGCGGAAGTTGGGGCGGATGTCGTCGTCAATGATATCGCCGCGGCCGCGGCCACGCTGGAAGACACCGCCGCGGAAATCAGGGCGCTGGGACGTAAATCCCTGGCCGTCACCGCCGATGTCAGCGCGGCGGCGGATGTCAACCGCTTTATCGAGACCGCCGCGACCACGATGGGGCGCATCGATATCCTGGTGAACAACGCCGGCGTCACCCGCGACCAGCTTATCATGCGCATGACGGACGAGGACTGGGACACCGTGCTGAACATCGACCTCAAGAGCGCTTTCCTCTGCTCCCGGGCGGTCATACGCCACATGATGCGGCAGCGCTGGGGGAGAATCATCAGCATCGCCAGCATCGTCGGCATCACCGGCAACGCCAGCCAGGCCAACTACGCCTCGGCCAAGGCGGGCGTCATCGGCCTGACCAAGTCCATCGCCAAAGAGATAGGTTCCCGGGGCATCACCGCCAACGCCATCGCCCCCGGCTTTATCGAGACGAAGATGACCGAACAGCTGGACGAGAAACACCGCCAGGCGATGCTGCTGCGCATTCCGCTGGGCAGCACCGGCACCCCGCGCGACGTGGCCGAGGCCGTGGCTTTCCTGGCCTCGGAAGAGGCGAGGTACATCACCGGGCAGGTGCTGGGCGTGGACGGGGGCATGTCCCTGGGTTAA
- a CDS encoding 4Fe-4S binding protein has protein sequence MSVKIDTLKCTGCGVCTFVCPVNVLEVIDMKCRLAEGCISCGKCVEACTFKAITLEKGPPKKKGPKK, from the coding sequence ATGTCCGTAAAGATTGACACGTTGAAATGCACCGGCTGCGGGGTCTGCACCTTCGTTTGCCCCGTTAATGTGCTGGAGGTAATCGACATGAAATGCCGCCTGGCGGAAGGCTGTATCTCGTGCGGCAAATGCGTCGAGGCCTGTACCTTCAAAGCCATCACTTTGGAAAAGGGACCGCCCAAAAAGAAAGGCCCGAAAAAGTAA
- the rpmF gene encoding 50S ribosomal protein L32: MGALPKRKKSKSRHDQRLSHTAEKPAALVACPQCHTMKMPHHTCPTCGTYNGRQVVKIKEAKKPAAK, encoded by the coding sequence ATGGGAGCACTACCTAAACGAAAGAAAAGCAAGTCACGCCACGACCAGCGTTTGAGCCATACCGCTGAAAAGCCGGCGGCGCTGGTGGCGTGTCCCCAGTGTCACACGATGAAAATGCCCCACCACACCTGCCCCACCTGCGGCACTTATAACGGGCGGCAGGTAGTAAAAATCAAGGAAGCCAAGAAACCCGCCGCCAAGTAA
- a CDS encoding electron transfer flavoprotein subunit alpha, producing the protein MGIIIDYEKCAVCGNCISACPFGLIDLVDGKIQVKEGCTMCGACRDICNFQAITLEQPQTVVKADAGARGVWVFAEQRRGALKNVGYELLARGRELADTLQTELCAVCLGHEIKDLESLIAQGADKVYLVDGPELADNQEDYLTRGLLDLIKEHKPEIVLAGATALGRSFFPRVASILNTGLTADCTGLDIDTEKRLLLQTRPTFGGNIMATILCPNKRPQLSTVRPRVFKKAAPDPDRRGQIIKVDFNKESVTARTKLLSFVEDITEKIKLEDADIIVSGGRGLGKAENFTVLQELADCLGAALGSSRAAVDEGWIPYSHQVGQTGKTVCPKLYIACGISGAIQHLAGMQTSDCIVAINDNPDAPIFQVAHYGIVGDLFQVVPLMIKKIRG; encoded by the coding sequence ATGGGAATCATTATCGACTATGAAAAATGCGCCGTCTGCGGCAACTGCATTTCCGCCTGCCCCTTCGGGCTGATCGACCTCGTCGACGGGAAAATACAGGTAAAAGAGGGCTGCACCATGTGCGGCGCCTGCCGGGATATCTGCAATTTCCAGGCCATCACCCTGGAACAGCCGCAGACTGTCGTTAAAGCGGATGCCGGCGCCCGGGGGGTCTGGGTCTTCGCCGAGCAGCGGCGCGGCGCGTTGAAAAACGTGGGCTACGAGTTGCTGGCGCGGGGCCGGGAGCTGGCGGATACGCTGCAAACGGAGCTGTGCGCGGTCTGCCTCGGCCATGAGATCAAAGACTTGGAAAGCCTGATTGCGCAGGGCGCGGACAAGGTGTACCTGGTGGACGGCCCGGAGCTGGCGGACAATCAGGAGGACTACCTGACGCGCGGCCTGCTGGACCTGATTAAGGAACACAAGCCGGAGATAGTGCTGGCCGGCGCCACGGCGCTGGGGCGCTCGTTCTTCCCCCGGGTGGCGTCCATTTTAAATACCGGCCTGACGGCGGACTGCACCGGACTGGATATAGATACGGAAAAAAGACTGCTCCTCCAGACCCGCCCCACCTTCGGGGGGAACATCATGGCCACCATTCTCTGCCCCAACAAGCGACCGCAATTGTCCACGGTGCGCCCGCGCGTCTTTAAGAAAGCCGCCCCTGATCCCGACCGCCGGGGCCAGATTATCAAAGTGGACTTTAATAAAGAAAGCGTCACCGCCAGAACAAAACTCCTGAGCTTCGTGGAGGACATCACGGAAAAGATAAAGCTGGAGGACGCGGACATCATCGTGTCCGGGGGGCGGGGGCTGGGCAAAGCGGAAAACTTTACCGTGCTGCAGGAGCTGGCGGACTGCCTGGGCGCGGCGCTCGGCTCTTCCCGGGCGGCGGTGGACGAGGGGTGGATACCCTACAGCCACCAGGTGGGCCAGACCGGCAAGACCGTTTGCCCCAAGCTCTACATCGCCTGCGGCATCTCCGGCGCTATCCAGCATTTAGCGGGCATGCAGACCTCCGACTGTATTGTCGCCATTAACGACAACCCGGACGCCCCGATTTTCCAGGTGGCGCATTACGGCATCGTCGGCGATTTGTTCCAGGTGGTGCCGCTGATGATAAAGAAGATAAGAGGGTAG
- the ispH gene encoding 4-hydroxy-3-methylbut-2-enyl diphosphate reductase: MTEKKKMIIEKAGKTGFCFGVKQAINTLEKVARERGGIETLGAVVHNQQVLQKLADIGVRVVNSIDDIQGDAVVTSSHGVSPDMEDKIRARHSEVISTTCGNVRRAQAAAEKLAESDFFVIVYGDAEHPEVKGILGWVKGQGLATTDEKAIAALDPLPRKLGVLSQTTQVPAHFAEFVKKIIDLALTKNSEIHIIDTICHDLRERQAAALELAHRADLMLVVGGRSSANTNRIAELCAKITETHLIETAADIKPEWLKGKKHVGVTSGASTAEETVDEVIKTLEQAG, translated from the coding sequence ATGACAGAGAAAAAAAAGATGATAATTGAAAAAGCCGGGAAGACGGGTTTCTGCTTCGGGGTGAAGCAGGCCATCAACACCCTGGAAAAAGTAGCCCGCGAGCGCGGCGGCATCGAGACGCTGGGGGCGGTGGTCCACAACCAGCAGGTGCTGCAAAAGCTGGCGGACATCGGGGTGCGGGTGGTCAACAGCATCGACGATATCCAGGGCGATGCCGTGGTCACCAGCTCGCACGGGGTCAGCCCGGACATGGAGGACAAGATCCGCGCCCGCCACAGCGAGGTCATCAGCACCACCTGCGGCAACGTGCGGCGCGCCCAGGCCGCCGCGGAAAAGCTGGCGGAGTCCGACTTCTTTGTCATCGTTTACGGGGACGCGGAACACCCGGAGGTCAAGGGCATACTCGGCTGGGTGAAGGGCCAAGGGCTGGCCACCACCGACGAGAAAGCGATAGCGGCTTTAGACCCCCTGCCCCGCAAGCTGGGTGTGCTATCACAGACCACGCAGGTGCCCGCCCACTTCGCGGAGTTCGTGAAAAAAATAATCGATCTGGCCCTCACCAAAAACTCCGAGATACACATCATCGATACCATCTGCCATGATTTAAGAGAGCGGCAGGCGGCCGCCCTGGAGCTGGCGCACCGCGCCGACCTGATGCTGGTGGTGGGGGGGCGCTCCAGCGCCAATACCAACCGCATCGCCGAGCTGTGCGCCAAAATCACCGAAACACACCTTATCGAGACCGCCGCGGACATCAAGCCGGAGTGGCTCAAGGGCAAAAAGCACGTGGGCGTAACGTCCGGGGCATCCACCGCAGAGGAAACCGTGGACGAGGTTATCAAAACGCTGGAACAGGCGGGCTGA
- a CDS encoding DUF177 domain-containing protein produces MDMNVSQLLRDPIGSTRDLHIDEEFDITGNGDSHKIQGDCRLLRTQRSILVKCALKSEVDLVCSRCLGRFRQPLKIKFEEEFYPTLDAQTGTPLPPPEDTNLFTIDQQHTLDITEAVRQYSLLAIPMKPLCKKECAGLCPTCGKNLNQGKCDCPTDNTDPRWSRLAELR; encoded by the coding sequence ATGGACATGAATGTATCCCAGCTATTGCGCGACCCCATCGGGTCAACGCGCGACCTGCATATAGATGAAGAGTTCGATATCACCGGGAACGGCGATAGCCACAAAATCCAGGGGGACTGCCGTTTGCTCCGCACCCAGCGCAGCATCCTGGTGAAATGCGCCCTGAAATCAGAGGTGGATCTTGTGTGCAGTCGCTGCCTGGGCAGGTTCCGCCAGCCCCTGAAAATCAAGTTCGAAGAGGAGTTTTATCCCACCCTGGACGCGCAGACCGGCACGCCGCTGCCCCCGCCGGAAGATACCAACCTCTTCACCATCGACCAGCAGCACACCCTCGATATTACCGAGGCCGTGCGCCAGTACTCCCTTTTAGCGATACCGATGAAGCCGCTCTGCAAAAAGGAATGCGCTGGCTTATGCCCCACCTGCGGGAAAAATCTCAACCAGGGAAAATGCGATTGCCCTACCGATAATACCGACCCCCGCTGGTCCCGGCTGGCGGAACTCCGGTAA
- a CDS encoding lysophospholipid acyltransferase family protein, with product MAEKQRMHWVYYFGRVLIHILAFPFVTWKVRGRENLPQQGPVLIVCNHLHIADPPLVASSIRLKAVFMGKEELWHNKWTRFWVENFGAFPVKRDSFDREAIRTAEEWLGKGFSLIIFPEGERSKTAKLKQALPGAALIALRTGVPILPVAITGTEKLRNLKWCFFHHPPITITIGKAFNPPSTTGKPNRVLRQRLCDDIMYTLADMLPPAYRGLYDREKKDDN from the coding sequence ATGGCAGAAAAACAGCGCATGCACTGGGTCTATTACTTCGGGCGGGTGTTGATACACATCCTCGCTTTCCCGTTCGTCACCTGGAAGGTAAGGGGCAGGGAAAACCTGCCCCAACAGGGGCCGGTGCTGATAGTCTGCAACCACCTGCATATCGCGGACCCGCCTCTCGTGGCCAGCAGCATCCGGCTCAAGGCGGTATTCATGGGTAAAGAAGAGCTCTGGCACAATAAATGGACGCGCTTCTGGGTGGAGAACTTCGGGGCCTTTCCGGTTAAGCGTGACAGCTTCGATAGAGAGGCCATCCGCACGGCGGAGGAGTGGCTGGGCAAGGGATTTTCCCTGATAATATTCCCGGAAGGGGAGCGCAGCAAGACCGCTAAACTCAAGCAGGCCCTGCCCGGGGCGGCGCTCATCGCCCTGCGCACCGGCGTGCCGATACTGCCGGTAGCCATCACCGGGACAGAGAAACTTCGCAACCTTAAGTGGTGTTTCTTCCACCACCCACCTATCACCATCACCATCGGCAAGGCGTTTAATCCCCCATCCACCACCGGCAAGCCCAACCGGGTCCTGCGCCAGCGACTCTGCGACGATATCATGTATACTTTAGCGGATATGCTCCCGCCCGCTTACCGGGGGTTATATGACAGAGAAAAAAAAGATGATAATTGA
- a CDS encoding type II toxin-antitoxin system antitoxin SocA domain-containing protein, protein MDKAHSMYNEVKATQLASLLLKFNGGSMDLLKCIKLLYAIEKEALNQWLRPVIYDELYSLPHGQVVSQTLDRAEYRDRPPKTYWNKYLVTKPNNTIHIYEDCGIDELSKAEIVLTKEIYEKNKQKTPEQLMNEHHNPILTPEWKNPGHSRIKTKYSDLLALLNKTQEQIEEFEADLKELANLEALTR, encoded by the coding sequence ATGGATAAAGCTCATTCAATGTATAACGAAGTAAAAGCGACGCAGCTAGCCTCATTGCTTCTCAAGTTTAACGGCGGGAGCATGGATTTACTTAAATGCATTAAGTTGCTCTATGCTATTGAGAAAGAAGCACTGAATCAATGGTTGCGGCCAGTAATTTACGATGAATTATACTCATTACCACATGGGCAAGTTGTAAGTCAAACTCTGGATAGAGCCGAATATCGAGATCGCCCTCCAAAAACATATTGGAATAAATACTTAGTAACAAAACCGAATAATACTATTCACATTTATGAGGATTGCGGAATAGACGAGTTATCAAAAGCAGAAATAGTGCTAACCAAAGAAATATACGAGAAAAATAAACAGAAGACTCCGGAACAGCTAATGAATGAACATCATAATCCCATTCTAACTCCCGAATGGAAAAACCCCGGTCATTCTCGTATAAAAACAAAATATTCAGATTTGCTGGCTCTTTTAAATAAAACTCAAGAACAGATTGAGGAATTCGAAGCGGACCTCAAAGAGTTGGCTAATCTAGAAGCACTTACACGCTAA
- the ade gene encoding adenine deaminase, producing the protein MLKDKQQLISAAKGDAPADLILKNGRVVNVFSGEIEKADVAIYGGRVAGVGDYASAKEIIDLKGKWVAPGLINGHVHLESSMLDAGQYARAVAPHGTAAIVTDLHEIANVCGIAGIEYIVKAARRLPLDLFLMAPSCVPATHLETSGAVISAADIKKLLRLRECIGLGEVMNYPGVLAGDAAMLDKIAAAGGKAVDGHAPGLGGQDLNAYIGAGIGSDHESVTLAEADEKLRRGMFLMIREGSTEKNLEELLPLVTARTYPRCCLVTDDRHAADILRDGDIDAVVRKAIRLGLEPVRAVQMATINPAGYFRLKGLGAIAPGFYADLLILDSLEDFQIGAVYYRGRKVAQDGQPLFSIKTRDSGALSQTVNVKSFTPDALKLKVGGGEAYVIEIVPGQIITRKRHLKVKVKDGLAVPDTESDILKAAVVERHKATGNIGVGLVKGFGLQRGALASSVAHDSHNIVAVGVSDGDIYAAVKEVIRRHGGVAAAAGGKVLGSLALPIAGLLSPQPLEDVVKGLEKLEKIAKDLGCVLPSPLAALSFLALPVIPELRLTDLGLVDVNAFKLIE; encoded by the coding sequence ATGTTGAAGGATAAACAGCAGCTCATATCCGCGGCTAAAGGCGATGCCCCCGCCGACCTTATACTAAAGAACGGCCGCGTGGTCAACGTTTTCAGCGGGGAAATAGAAAAAGCCGACGTGGCGATTTACGGGGGCAGGGTGGCCGGGGTGGGGGACTATGCTTCAGCTAAAGAAATAATCGACCTTAAAGGGAAATGGGTTGCCCCCGGCCTTATCAACGGGCATGTCCACCTGGAAAGCTCGATGCTGGACGCCGGGCAGTACGCCCGGGCGGTGGCGCCGCACGGCACGGCGGCCATCGTCACGGACCTGCATGAAATAGCCAATGTCTGCGGGATAGCCGGCATCGAGTATATCGTCAAGGCCGCCCGGCGTCTGCCTTTGGACTTGTTCCTGATGGCGCCCTCCTGCGTGCCGGCCACGCATCTGGAGACCTCCGGCGCGGTCATTTCCGCGGCGGATATTAAAAAGCTGTTGAGATTGCGCGAGTGCATCGGGCTGGGGGAGGTAATGAACTATCCCGGCGTGCTGGCGGGGGACGCCGCCATGCTGGATAAAATCGCGGCGGCGGGGGGCAAAGCGGTGGACGGCCACGCGCCCGGACTCGGCGGCCAGGACCTTAACGCCTACATCGGGGCGGGCATCGGCTCCGACCACGAGTCGGTGACGCTGGCGGAGGCGGATGAAAAGCTGCGCCGCGGTATGTTCTTGATGATAAGGGAAGGCTCCACGGAAAAGAACCTGGAGGAGCTGCTGCCGCTGGTGACCGCCCGCACTTACCCGCGCTGCTGCCTGGTCACGGACGACCGCCATGCCGCGGATATTTTGCGTGACGGGGATATCGACGCCGTGGTGCGCAAGGCCATCCGGCTGGGACTGGAGCCGGTACGGGCGGTGCAGATGGCCACCATCAATCCGGCGGGCTATTTCCGCCTAAAGGGGCTGGGGGCTATCGCGCCCGGCTTTTACGCCGACCTTCTTATACTGGACAGCCTGGAGGATTTTCAAATAGGCGCGGTCTATTACCGCGGGCGTAAAGTGGCGCAGGACGGCCAGCCGCTTTTTAGCATAAAAACACGGGACAGCGGCGCGCTCAGCCAAACCGTGAATGTAAAGTCGTTCACGCCGGACGCGCTAAAACTTAAAGTCGGGGGCGGGGAGGCTTACGTTATTGAAATAGTGCCGGGGCAAATTATCACCCGTAAAAGGCATTTGAAAGTGAAGGTCAAAGACGGGCTGGCGGTACCGGACACGGAGAGCGATATCCTCAAGGCGGCGGTGGTGGAGCGGCATAAGGCCACCGGCAATATCGGGGTGGGGCTGGTCAAGGGGTTCGGACTGCAAAGGGGCGCGCTGGCCTCGTCCGTGGCCCATGATTCCCACAATATCGTGGCCGTCGGCGTCTCTGACGGGGATATTTATGCCGCCGTTAAAGAGGTGATACGCCGGCACGGCGGCGTGGCCGCGGCGGCGGGGGGCAAAGTTTTGGGCAGCCTCGCCCTGCCGATAGCCGGACTGCTTTCCCCGCAGCCCCTGGAGGATGTGGTTAAAGGGCTGGAAAAGCTGGAAAAAATCGCTAAAGACCTGGGCTGCGTGTTGCCTTCGCCGCTGGCGGCCCTTTCTTTCCTGGCGCTGCCGGTCATCCCGGAGCTGCGGCTGACCGATTTGGGACTGGTGGACGTTAATGCGTTCAAGCTGATAGAATAA
- a CDS encoding electron transfer flavoprotein subunit beta/FixA family protein, whose product MNIVVCLKQVPGTTEVKIDPATNTLIRQGIENIINPFDTYAIEEAVRLREKHGGKVTVITMGPPQADVALREAISLGADEAILLSDRAFAGADTWATANTLSKAVLKLEKTDLIICGRQTIDGDTGQVGPEMAEMLDYPFIAYVSRIEEIADGKIRVSRMIEEGHEVMETALPCIITVAKEINIPRLPSLRGIMKSKSAKIAAWGLNELGADKDTVGLAGSSTQVVKIFFPQRVSQAEILKGDAAAQVDTLLERLREAKLL is encoded by the coding sequence ATGAACATCGTCGTCTGCCTGAAGCAGGTGCCCGGCACCACCGAGGTTAAAATCGACCCCGCCACCAATACCCTCATCCGGCAGGGCATCGAGAATATTATCAACCCCTTTGATACCTACGCCATCGAGGAGGCGGTGCGGCTCAGGGAAAAGCACGGGGGCAAGGTTACCGTAATTACGATGGGCCCGCCGCAGGCCGACGTCGCTTTGCGCGAGGCGATATCCCTGGGCGCCGATGAAGCCATTTTACTCTCCGACCGCGCTTTCGCCGGCGCGGACACCTGGGCCACCGCCAACACCCTGTCCAAAGCCGTCCTCAAGCTGGAAAAGACGGACCTGATTATCTGCGGCCGCCAGACCATCGATGGGGACACGGGGCAGGTGGGGCCGGAAATGGCGGAGATGCTGGACTACCCCTTCATCGCCTATGTCAGCCGGATAGAAGAAATCGCGGACGGTAAAATCCGCGTCAGCCGCATGATTGAAGAAGGCCACGAGGTCATGGAGACCGCCCTGCCCTGCATCATCACCGTGGCCAAAGAAATTAACATCCCCCGCCTCCCCTCTTTAAGGGGAATTATGAAGTCCAAAAGCGCCAAGATTGCCGCGTGGGGCCTTAACGAGCTGGGGGCGGACAAGGACACGGTGGGGCTGGCCGGCTCTTCCACCCAGGTGGTCAAAATTTTCTTCCCGCAGCGGGTCTCCCAGGCGGAAATTTTAAAGGGGGACGCGGCGGCGCAGGTGGACACGCTTTTGGAAAGGTTAAGGGAAGCTAAGCTGCTTTAA
- a CDS encoding acyl-CoA dehydrogenase family protein: MDYFLTEQQQTIKALARRIAEERILPIRAELDEKEEFPWDIVKELAAADMFRVFVPEEYDGLGGGCLDLCLVTEELSRVCSGIAVTYAASALGCMTLMEYGTEEQKKKFLPDIASGRKLGAFAITEPTAGSDSANIKTTAEKVAGGYLLNGTKQFITNGGEAEIYTVIALTDKSKGARGASAIIVEKDTPGFTFGKKEKKMGIRTSATRELVFRNCLVPEENLLGKPGLGFIQAMRLFDKSRPGIGAQAVGLCQGALEAATDYAQERIQFKQPIIALPVVQQMLADMAIQTEAARALVYAAAKYVDSGAKAVTESSAMAKVFASDAAMKVTVDAVQICGGAGYMRDYPVEKMMRDAKILQIYEGTNQILRGAIAVNLRKRKARTA, from the coding sequence TTGGACTACTTTTTAACGGAGCAGCAGCAGACCATCAAGGCGCTCGCCCGGCGCATCGCCGAGGAGAGGATTTTGCCCATCCGCGCCGAGCTCGATGAGAAAGAGGAGTTCCCCTGGGACATCGTTAAAGAGCTGGCCGCGGCGGACATGTTCCGCGTCTTCGTGCCGGAGGAGTATGACGGCCTGGGCGGCGGCTGTCTGGACCTCTGCCTGGTCACGGAAGAGCTGAGCCGGGTATGCAGCGGCATCGCCGTTACCTATGCCGCCAGCGCTTTAGGCTGCATGACGCTTATGGAGTACGGCACCGAGGAGCAGAAAAAGAAGTTTTTACCGGATATCGCCAGCGGCAGGAAGCTGGGGGCCTTCGCCATTACCGAGCCTACCGCCGGCTCCGATTCCGCCAACATCAAGACCACGGCGGAAAAGGTGGCCGGGGGCTACCTGCTCAACGGCACCAAGCAGTTTATCACCAACGGCGGCGAGGCCGAAATATACACCGTCATCGCCCTGACGGATAAATCCAAGGGCGCGCGGGGCGCCAGCGCCATCATCGTGGAGAAAGACACCCCGGGCTTTACCTTCGGGAAGAAAGAAAAGAAGATGGGCATACGCACCTCAGCCACGCGGGAGCTGGTCTTCCGCAATTGCCTGGTGCCGGAAGAAAACCTGCTCGGCAAGCCGGGGCTGGGCTTCATCCAGGCCATGCGGCTGTTCGATAAATCCCGCCCGGGCATCGGGGCGCAGGCCGTCGGGCTTTGCCAGGGGGCGCTGGAAGCCGCCACTGATTACGCCCAGGAACGCATCCAGTTTAAACAGCCCATCATCGCCCTGCCCGTGGTCCAGCAAATGCTGGCGGACATGGCCATCCAGACGGAGGCCGCCCGCGCTCTGGTTTACGCCGCCGCTAAATACGTGGACAGCGGCGCCAAAGCCGTTACGGAGTCCTCCGCCATGGCCAAGGTATTCGCCTCGGACGCGGCCATGAAAGTCACCGTGGACGCGGTGCAGATTTGCGGCGGCGCCGGCTACATGCGGGACTACCCGGTGGAAAAAATGATGCGGGACGCCAAAATCCTCCAGATTTACGAAGGCACCAACCAGATTCTCCGCGGCGCCATCGCGGTCAACCTGCGCAAGCGGAAGGCCCGGACGGCATGA
- the fabD gene encoding ACP S-malonyltransferase — protein MTKVAWVFPGQGSQSVGMCRDLYDAVKSAREVFEQADKALGFSLSGLCFQGPEEELRQTVNAQPALVTAGYACLQAAREIAGDKFPAPLCLAGHSLGEYTALAAAGAFDFTTAVRLARERGRLMHEAGQRQPGAMAAIIGLDESKLGEVCKATDTVMANINSPGQIVISGGAENITRAMAAATAAGAVRAIPLQVSGAFHSPLMRPAVEGLVKYLDATAFNPPAPPVIGNVTALPLTTVDAVRDELERQLTSPVRWQKTIEYMIKEGVTTFIEIGPAKVLTGLIRRISKEAVTQNIGDLAAVNALAST, from the coding sequence ATGACGAAAGTAGCCTGGGTCTTTCCGGGTCAGGGTTCGCAGTCCGTGGGCATGTGCCGTGACCTCTACGACGCCGTAAAATCCGCCAGAGAGGTCTTTGAACAGGCGGACAAGGCCCTGGGGTTCTCCCTCTCCGGATTGTGCTTCCAGGGCCCGGAAGAAGAGCTGCGCCAGACGGTTAACGCCCAGCCCGCCCTGGTGACTGCCGGGTACGCCTGCCTGCAGGCCGCCCGGGAAATAGCGGGAGATAAATTCCCCGCCCCCTTATGCCTCGCCGGGCACAGCCTGGGCGAGTACACCGCCCTGGCCGCCGCCGGAGCGTTCGATTTCACCACCGCCGTCCGCCTCGCCCGGGAGAGGGGCCGTTTAATGCACGAGGCCGGGCAGCGGCAGCCGGGCGCCATGGCCGCTATCATCGGGCTGGATGAAAGCAAGCTGGGGGAAGTCTGTAAAGCCACGGACACCGTCATGGCCAACATCAACTCCCCGGGGCAGATAGTTATCAGCGGCGGCGCTGAAAATATTACCAGAGCCATGGCCGCCGCCACCGCCGCCGGCGCCGTGCGGGCCATCCCGCTCCAGGTCAGCGGCGCTTTTCACTCACCCCTGATGCGCCCGGCCGTGGAAGGTTTGGTAAAATACCTGGACGCCACCGCATTTAACCCCCCCGCCCCGCCCGTCATCGGCAACGTGACGGCCCTCCCGCTGACCACGGTGGACGCGGTCAGGGACGAGCTTGAACGACAGCTTACCAGCCCCGTGCGGTGGCAAAAGACCATCGAGTATATGATAAAAGAGGGCGTGACCACGTTCATCGAAATAGGGCCGGCCAAAGTGCTGACCGGGCTTATCCGGCGCATCAGCAAAGAAGCGGTCACGCAAAACATAGGGGACCTGGCGGCGGTGAACGCTTTAGCGAGTACCTGA